In Candidatus Cohnella colombiensis, one DNA window encodes the following:
- a CDS encoding Ku protein: MQTVWKGAISFGLVHVPVKMFTATEDKDVHFRQLHKDCGMPISYSKSCRHCNKEVAPEDIVKGFEYEKDKFVIIKNDEIEALQPEMAKTISILDFVDLAEIDPIYFEKPYYLAPDMAGAGAYRLLVEAIKQTGKIGIAKISIRNKSSLAAIRVVDNCICLETMHFPDEIRSLSQVPNLPEQTTVNEKELDMAKMLVEQLSAPFDASKYTDDYRTALQQLVQDKITGKSPDIINAPTAERTNVIDLMAALQASIEATKAPTGRGKRKTAKKETVS, encoded by the coding sequence ATGCAAACCGTATGGAAAGGCGCGATCAGTTTCGGCCTTGTGCATGTGCCCGTTAAGATGTTTACCGCAACTGAGGATAAAGATGTGCATTTTAGACAACTACACAAAGATTGTGGGATGCCCATCTCCTATTCAAAGAGCTGTCGCCATTGTAATAAAGAAGTTGCACCGGAGGATATCGTCAAGGGCTTTGAATATGAAAAGGATAAGTTTGTAATCATCAAAAATGATGAAATAGAAGCACTGCAGCCAGAGATGGCTAAAACCATTAGTATTCTCGATTTTGTGGATCTTGCGGAAATTGACCCTATCTATTTTGAAAAGCCCTATTACCTTGCCCCGGATATGGCCGGAGCTGGAGCTTATCGTTTATTAGTTGAAGCCATCAAGCAAACAGGTAAGATCGGCATAGCAAAGATATCCATTCGTAATAAGAGCAGTCTTGCAGCCATCCGAGTTGTCGATAATTGTATCTGCTTGGAAACGATGCATTTTCCAGATGAAATCCGTTCATTAAGTCAAGTTCCCAATCTTCCCGAACAAACAACCGTAAATGAAAAAGAATTAGATATGGCTAAAATGTTAGTTGAACAACTCTCAGCTCCATTTGACGCGTCCAAATACACTGATGATTACAGGACCGCACTTCAACAATTAGTACAGGATAAGATCACAGGTAAAAGCCCAGACATCATTAATGCTCCTACAGCTGAGCGGACGAATGTTATTGACCTTATGGCGGCGTTGCAAGCTAGCATTGAGGCCACCAAAGCACCGACTGGTAGAGGTAAACGTAAGACAGCGAAAAAGGAGACTGTTTCGTGA